One window from the genome of Candidatus Micrarchaeia archaeon encodes:
- a CDS encoding ACT domain-containing protein, with translation MKPIILVENDRVGLLADISYILAKNKINIDTISVNVIGDRVVLVLTLSDNKKAVAVLGENGYKNIKEDYFAVKVDDKPGELNRITSMLSKAKVRISNVHLLTRDGKHTVIALKTDKAKKAREVLKDFLVENE, from the coding sequence ATGAAGCCGATAATTCTGGTGGAGAACGACAGGGTCGGACTGCTGGCGGACATATCCTACATTCTGGCCAAGAACAAAATCAACATAGACACCATAAGCGTGAACGTCATCGGGGACAGGGTGGTGCTGGTGCTCACCTTGAGCGACAACAAGAAGGCGGTCGCGGTGCTCGGCGAGAACGGCTACAAGAACATAAAAGAGGATTATTTCGCCGTGAAAGTGGATGACAAGCCCGGCGAGCTCAACCGGATTACGAGCATGCTCTCCAAGGCGAAGGTTCGCATATCCAACGTGCACCTGCTCACCAGGGACGGGAAGCACACCGTGATAGCGCTGAAAACGGACAAGGCGAAGAAGGCCAGGGAAGTGCTCAAGGATTTCCTTGTGGAGAACGAGTAA
- a CDS encoding DUF424 family protein → MFYMKVHENARGRVVAVCDCELIGKVFERGGRKMDLRKYAGFYKGEKVGEDEMLEAIKSFSSLNVVGKNATAFVIRQGLAGKPQVRAIAGIPQAQIYKI, encoded by the coding sequence ATGTTCTATATGAAAGTGCACGAGAACGCCCGCGGCCGCGTGGTCGCGGTGTGCGACTGCGAACTCATAGGGAAGGTCTTCGAGAGAGGCGGCAGGAAGATGGACCTCAGGAAGTACGCGGGTTTTTATAAGGGTGAAAAGGTGGGCGAGGACGAGATGCTGGAAGCAATAAAAAGCTTCTCCTCGCTAAACGTTGTTGGGAAGAACGCGACGGCTTTCGTAATCAGGCAGGGCCTGGCCGGGAAGCCGCAGGTGCGGGCCATTGCGGGAATCCCGCAGGCGCAGATATACAAAATCTGA